A genomic window from Pyxicephalus adspersus chromosome 2, UCB_Pads_2.0, whole genome shotgun sequence includes:
- the LOC140322779 gene encoding lysophosphatidic acid receptor 6-like → MPNNSNCSEDNSVLYLSGYSIIAVLGLIVNCLAIYFLCHLPQQRSPVTIYMKNLAFADLLLVITLPLRIYGYARREPPSQQDVLVCRVAGTFLLLNMYGSIFLLTCISLDRCLAVCYPLRSRRLRQSAAWICTGVWLINGIACFGVYFISSTKINKSDANCLYGKPPFVTLKGPTFGSLTIGFLFPATIITISSVALLKAMAQSQVVQEGMINKVKVVRMLFANISIFLLCFMPYHIVLIIYQLKEENCYLDKAYSITLLVACANAVLDPFLYYFTSETMKNVVKEEIKVGKARFLELSELSFEKQKPPVLKALGQE, encoded by the coding sequence ATGCCTAACAACAGCAACTGTTCAGAGGACAATTCAGTCCTCTACCTGAGTGGATACTCAATAATCGCTGTACTGGGTCTAATTGTCAACTGCCTTGCCATATATTTCTTGTGCCACCTCCCGCAACAACGATCGCCCGTTACTATCTACATGAAGAACCTGGCTTTTGCCGACCTATTATTGGTTATCACCCTGCCTCTGCGCATCTATGGTTATGCCCGTAGAGAACCTCCATCACAGCAGGACGTTTTAGTGTGTAGAGTGGCTGGTACATTTCTCCTACTCAACATGTATGGGAGTATCTTCTTATTGACCTGCATTAGCTTGGATAGATGTCTGGCAGTTTGCTATCCCCTTCGTTCACGACGTCTTCGTCAGAGTGCAGCTTGGATTTGTACTGGTGTGTGGCTAATTAATGGTATCGCCTGTTTTGGGGTTTACTTTATAAGTAGTACCAAAATCAACAAAAGTGATGCTAATTGCCTTTATGGAAAACCACCCTTTGTTACTTTAAAAGGCCCCACCTTTGGATCTCTTACGATTGGTTTCCTCTTTCCGGCTACAATCATTACAATTAGCTCGGTGGCATTGTTAAAGGCAATGGCACAAAGCCAAGTGGTTCAAGAAGGAATGATTAACAAGGTGAAAGTTGTTCGTATGTTGTTTGCTAACATATCTATCTTTCTGCTGTGCTTTATGCCTTATCATATTGTTCTGATCATCTATCAACTAAAAGAAGAAAACTGCTATCTGGACAAAGCCTATAGTATCACTTTACTAGTAGCCTGCGCCAATGCAGTTCTTGacccatttttatattattttacatcagAGACTATGAAAAATGttgtgaaagaagaaataaaggtGGGAAAAGCCAGATTCCTTGAGCTCTCCGAGCTGTCATTTGAGAAACAGAAACCACCTGTCTTAAAAGCATTGGGGCAAGAGTGA